A genomic stretch from Gopherus flavomarginatus isolate rGopFla2 chromosome 3, rGopFla2.mat.asm, whole genome shotgun sequence includes:
- the ANKRD34B gene encoding ankyrin repeat domain-containing protein 34B: protein MMDEAVEVSTDGNSLIKAVYQSRLRLTRLLLEGGAYINESNDRGETPLMIACKTQHVDQQSVSKAKMVKYLLENKADPNIQDKSGKTALMHACLEKAGPEVVSLLLKNGADLSLQDHSGYSALVYAVNSEDRETLKVLLNACKAKGKEVIIITTDKSSSGRQTTKQYLNVPPNDIEECHSPTACTSPSEIELKTSPFSNSRETEKPLFSFKEPDQPGSMENIFEPVSPTRKPNLTHVGPKLAQVQRLHSESWVKSSLFHQNKISSLQEELQDITPEEELSLKVNGLALSKRYITRHQSIDVKDTAHLLKIFETGSRKLSYEEINSQSLYAEGNHSQNEIPVDQDSDSVQMRFVSTLRSIIQKRSLGANHYSSDSQLTTSLSPATTEDSKSLLGKRKILSPSPSLLSSSRELLENMPPGPLNRRNHAVLERRGSGAVSLDHIAQTRPGFLPPLNVNPHPPIPDTSFSNKISGIVSFGQKTLIPTAPAFPKEFKGNKMLVRRQSLQTEQIKQLVNF, encoded by the coding sequence ATGATGGATGAAGCTGTAGAAGTATCAACGGATGGGAACTCCCTTATAAAAGCTGTCTATCAAAGCAGACTTCGCCTCACAAGACTGTTGTTAGAAGGTGGAGCATACATTAATGAGAGTAACGACCGAGGTGAAACCCCTTTAATGATTGCTTGTAAGACACAGCATGTGGACCAGCAGAGTGTTAGCAAAGCAAAAATGGTTAAATATCTGCTGGAAAATAAGGCAGATCCAAATATACAGGACAAATCTGGAAAGACAGCTTTGATGCATGCATGCTTGGAAAAGGCTGGCCCTGAAGTGGTTTCTTTGTTGCTGAAAAATGGGGCTGACCTAAGTCTGCAAGACCATTCTGGTTACTCTGCACTTGTTTATGCAGTAAACTCTGAAGACCGAGAGACCCTGAAAGTTCTCCTAAATGCTTGTAAAGCAAAAGGAAAAGAAGTAATCATCATTACAACAGACAAGTCTTCATCTGGAAGACAGACAACTAAACAGTACTTAAATGTGCCTCCGAATGACATTGAGGAATGCCATTCTCCAACTGCTTGCACTTCCCCATCAGAAATAGAACTTAAAACATCTCCATTCTCAAATTCACGTGAAACAGAAAAACCTCTTTTTAGCTTTAAAGAACCAGATCAGCCTGGAAGCATGGAAAATATATTTGAGCCAGTCTCTCCTACTAGAAAACCAAATTTAACACATGTAGGACCCAAGCTGGCACAAGTGCAGCGTCTGCATTCTGAGTCTTGGGTAAAAAGCTCTCTGTTCCATCAGAATAAAATTTCCTCTTTACAAGAAGAACTTCAGGATATAACTCCAGAGGAAGAACTGTCTCTGAAAGTCAATGGTCTAGCCTTATCCAAGAGATATATTACCAGACACCAAAGCATTGATGTAAAAGACACTGCTCATTTGTTGAAAATCTTTGAAACTGGCTCAAGAAAGTTGTCATATGAGGAGATAAATTCTCAGTCACTTTATGCTGAGGGAAACCATAGCCAGAATGAAATTCCTGTGGATCAGGATTCAGATTCAGTGCAAATGAGATTTGTTTCAACCCTGAGAAGTATTATTCAAAAAAGAAGTTTAGGGGCAAATCACTACAGCTCTGATTCTCAGCTAACTACTAGTCTGAGTCCTGCTACCACAGAAGATAGCAAATCACTTCTGGGAAAGAGAAagattctctctccttctccctctttgttatcaagTTCCAGAGAATTGCTAGAGAACATGCCTCCTGGTCCACTGAACAGGAGAAACCATGCCGTTTTAGAGAGACGAGGGTCAGGAGCCGTCTCTTTAGATCACATTGCCCAAACTAGGCCAGGTTTTCTTCCACCTTTAAACGTGAATCCTCATCCTCCAATTCCAGATACTAGTTTTAGCAACAAGATTTCTGGAATTGTTTCTTTTGGACAAAAAACCCTAATTCCAACAGCACCTGCTTTTCCCAAGGAGTTCAAAGGTAACAAAATGTTGGTAAGGAGGCAGTCATTACAAACTGAACAGATTAAACAACTTGTGAATTTTTAA